CATCCCGAACTGACCGACGACTCCCGAATTCACTGGCTGGCGTTCTTCGACGTGTTAGAGGAAGTGGCAGAGGGGAAGTCGGGCGCAGACGCGAATGCGGAGCAAGCCCCACAGTAGGGCAGGCTTTACTTGCTGGCTCCCCTCGGGGTGAGTATGAACGCCGAAATCGACGCGGTGCGCGTGGCCATGACCGAGGACGGACCGGTGCCCGTCGTCGTTCTCGCGCCCGAAGACGACGAGGACGTGCTGCCCATTTTCATCGGATTCGAAGAAGCGGTGAGCATCGCTCGTGGCATGGAAGCCGAGGACATCGGTCGGCCGCTGACTCACGACCTCCTGCTCGACGTGATGGAAGAACTCGGCGGTCGAGTCACCCGCGTCGTCGTCTCGGCGCTGGAGGACAACACCTACATCGCGGACCTCCACCTCGACACGGCCCGCGACTCGACGGTCGTGGACGCCCGGCCCAGCGACTCGCTGGCGCTGGTCGCCCGCACGAACGCTCCCATCGAAGTGGAGGACGAAGTGTTCGAGAACGGCCGCCGCGCCCGCGAGGAGTTCGAAGAGCTACAGGACATCCGCGAAGTCGCTGAACTGGGGCTATGAGCAGGCAGAACGGAGACTCGGAAACGAGTACCGACGAAATACTCGACGAACTGTTCGCCGTCGTGGAAGACCGCAAAGAGCGACTGCCCGAGGACTCGTATACCGCGTCGCTGTTCACCCACGAGAAAGGCGAGAACGCCGTACTTGAGAAGTTGGGCGAGGAGTCCACGGAGTTGATTCTGGCGGCGAAGGACGACGACCGCGAGGAGATTGCTCACGAGGCCGCCGACATCGTGTACCATCTACTGGTCCTGCTCTCGATGAAGGACATGGACGTGGCCGAGTTGCGGGCTGAACTGCGTGAGCGTCGGTAGAGAGGACTTGCTTCGGTGGGGACGGGCGCTTTCGGGATGACTGCCTATGGTAGCTTCGTGGACGAAATTTCTTCAGTGAGGCTAGCTGCTGTCGATACCGAGTCGTGACTCGCGCAGTCAACGCAACTCGAAAGCCAGACGAAGAAACCGCGAAACCCCAGTCAGAAGAATTTCACGCCGACGTCGTGCATGCCCTCGTTCTCCATTGCCAGATTGATCAGCAACGGCGTCAGCCCCTCGATTTCAGCCGCGTTCGCTACGCCGCCAGCCTTCAGCGCGCGCAAGCCCTCGATTTGCTCGGCGAGCATCGAAACCGTCTCGACTGCGTCTTCGTCGTCGCCGACCAGAATGGTGTCTAAGTCCAGTTCCACGTCGAGATTCGCCAGTCGGTCTGCCGCCAGATTGTGGAAAGCACCGACGACCGGGACGCCCTTTGGGGCAGTCTCAGCCACCAACTCCGTCACGCTCCCGACCTTCGGTGGTTTGTAGTGGAACCCCTCGTCGTCGCGGTCCATCCCGACGGCGGGGGTGACGAGTGCGTCTGCATCTTCGATGCGGTCGGCGACGGCCTCTACGGTATCCCGGATGTGGTAGGCCGGAACCGCCAGCACCACCACGTCGGCGCGGTCGGCCGCCATCTCGTTGGCGAAGCCCTTGACCGTGCGTTCGACGCCGACGCTGTCTAGTTCCGTCTCGTACTCGTCGGCCTTCTGGCGGGCCTTCTCCGGGTCGCGTGAGCCAATCAGTACCTCGTGGTTGGTGTCGTGCGCCCAGCGCAGTGCCAGCCCCTGCCCGATGTCACCGGTCCCGCCAAGCAGTGCGATTCGCATACGGGAACGTTTCTCGGAACGGAAATAAGCGTTCCTCACTGCGGCAAACGCAACGGGAGAACGAGCGAATCTCGAATACCGCATCGCATTTGATGGGGCTACCCGAACTGGCGAGCATGGAACACGTCTCGCTCGACAGTGTGACAGCAGACGCCTTCGGGAGCGAGGACGGCATCGACAGCGAGCAAAGACGGCTCTCCGACCCCCTCGGGACGACCGGCGTGGCGCTCAACCACTACCGAATCGCACCCGGCGATGGGTTCCCAAGCGGGCTACACGCCCACGCGGACCAAGAGGAGGTGTTCGTCGTGCTTGCAGGAGAAGCGACCTTCGAGACCTTCGAAGGAGAATTCACCGTCGAAGCAGGGCACGCAGTCAGATTCGCGCCCGGCGAGTTCCAGTCGGGGCGAAACGACGGCGAAGAAGTCCTCGTCGCACTCGCCGTCGGGGCACCCCGCGACGGCGAAGACGTGCGGATTCCGGCGGACTGCCCAGACTGCGGTCACGACCAACTGCGCTTGGAGACGGACGACGGTCTCACGTTCGTCTGTCCCGACTGCGGTGTCGAGCGCGTTCCGCAGGACTGTCCGGACTGCGGGAGCGCCCGGTTACGGATAACGCTCGCCGAGGAGGAGAACGAGACAGCGACGCGAGCGAAGAGAGAACCACAGACGAAAGTCGTCTGCGAAGACTGCGGCAGCGAGTTCGAGAGTCCGCCGCTCGAATAGCTCCTTAGCCGAGCGCGTCCCGCAATCGCTCGTACCCGCCGTGGTAGGCGACTCCGCGGGCGACCAGATACGCGAACCCGAAGGCAGCGGCACCGACGAGCGTTCCGACCGTCGTGTCCCGTGACACCAGCAAATCAGTTGCCTGAAACGCTGCCGTCCCGACGAGCATAATCACGACGAAGAACAGCGTCGGTTGCCCCGGATTCGTCTGGTCGTCGTCCCACGAGCGGCCCAGAAGCCAGTAGACGACTGGGAGCGTGAGGACGAGCGAGCCGATTGCGTATGGCAGGAAGCTGTTCGGATTCGGCGCGAGGAGACCGCCGACGAGGAAGGCCAGAAACCCGCCGAGCAGGAGCGACCACGCGCCGCGTTCGACTCGTCGCCAGTTCATGCTACCTCCGAGCCGCCACGGAGTGTTTCGAGGCCGCCGAAGTAGGCAAGCCAGAGGGCGACCACCGCTCCCGCGAGGTGGATAGCAGTGCTAATCGACCCGACGAATCCGGACGCGAAGTGGTTCGAGTAGTTGTAGATGGCCTGCGTGACGACCAGCACCACGAAGAAGAGGAGGAATCGTTTCCACCCGCCGCGGAACATCCGCCGAAGCAGTCGCACGTCGTAGTGATAGGCGAGCGGGAGTGTCACTGCGAGTGCCGGAAGCAAGTAGAGGAGTTGTGTGACTGGGTCCGGTGGCCCGGCGACCGAAGCCAGTAGAAACGAGACGAAAACCGCATCCAGCACCGCGTGACCGAGCCGAGACCTGTCCATGTCGAAGCTGTTTCTCCCCCGACAGCAAAAGCGATGCGGTCGGTTAGTTCGTTCCGGCCTGGAGACGAGTCGAGTCCGCGACCGACGTTCGATTCGCCCGTGCGGCGTCGAGCAGGCGAGTCGCGTCTTCGATGTTCTCGCCGGGAACCACGGACTCTGCTAACTCGTCGTGGTCGAGGACGCCGTGATCCACGAGTTTCGGGACGTGGCTGTGGTGGAGCGTCGTTCGAATACGGGAAACACTCTCCTGCGACATCTCGTCTTGGTCGTTAGCCTCACGGACAGCAACCTCGTCTGCGAGCGCGTCGATGGTCGTCGGGGCCGACGTTTCGGACAGGAAGTCCAAGACGTGACGCCGCCGCTGACTCGACAGGAGGTCGAACAGTTCGTCCAGCGAGAGCGAGTCGGACGGGTGAGGTTCCATATCCCTGCTTGGAACCATCCACGGAACCCCTGACGGCTTGCATCGACAAGCGCCTAAAGAGGGAGGGGATGTAGGCAGGACGTTCTCCTTACTTGTCAAGCAGGCCCGGCAAGTCGTTGACTGACCCGAGGACCGCTCGCGCACCTACATCCTCGAACTTCCGGCGGCCTTCCTCGCCTGTCAAGCCACCAGTGAGGACGCCGACGCCGTGGTACTCGCGGTCGGGGTCCGCTTCGGCGGCGTTCGTCGCCGTCTTCACGTCGTCCAACGTGTCACCGACGAAGACGACCGACTCCGCGTCGAACTGCTCGGCGAGCGTCGTCAGGGCGTGGGGGTGTGGCTTGCCCCCCTCCCAGTCGTCCATCGTGAACCGTCGGTCGGTCGGCAGGTCGAGATTCACTCGCCGTTGGGCGATGTCGGCCTCTGCGGCAGGGCGGCCGGTGACGATGCCCAGCGGATACGATTCGAGCGCGTCGATAGTCGCCGATTCGAGGATGACCGGTTCGTCGTGGATGAACCCCGGCGCGTCGAGGTCTGCTTGGTTTCCTTCGAGGTCGGCGTAGAGGTCCGCGCCGAGGTACAACTGCTGGAACACGTCTCGGAGGTGTTCGGGGTTCCAGTCGCGGCGCACTCGGTCGCTGGCTTCCTCGGAGACCGCAGTATCGACGACTGCTGCTGCGGCGTCGAGACCGCCGCCGCGTTCGGCGATGCGGTCGGTGAACGCTTCGACGTCGAGGTCCATCTGCTCCTCGCTGGCGAGGACGTACAGCGCGACGGCGTAGGTCAGTTCCCAGTCGTTGTTGAACCCGCCCGCGTCCTTGAACTGCTGAATCTCTGCTTTTTCGATGGTGTCGCCGTGGACCAGTTCGACGGTCTCGATTATCGCTCGGCGGTACGAGTCGGCAACGTCTACGAGTACTCCGTCGATGTCCAGCACGACAGCGTCCGCTTGCATGCGAGGGGATAGTCGAAGCGGCAGTATGGGTCTTGCGCCCGAAATCGAAAGTTCTCTAGTGGAAGCGAGTAAGGGAGTCACATGGACCACGCCGAGTTGCAGGAGTTGTACGACGACGAGGAGTACTACTGGGGCACGGAACCGAACGACCTCGCGGAGACCGCGGTAAACTATCTCGACACTCCGGAAGACGCAACGGCGGTGGACATCGGCGCAGGCGAAGGCCGGGACGCCGTCTACCTCGCAGAGCAGGGACTGGCCGTGTTCGCCATCGACCCCATTCCCGCCGGTCTGAAGAAGACCGAGCGACTGGCCGACGAGCGCGGCGTTTCGGAGTCGGTCGAGACGATTCGGGGCGACGTGAACGAGATAGAACTGCCCGAGCAGGTCGAACTGCTGTACTCCATCGGGACGATTCAGTATCTACGACCAGAGAATCGAGACGCACAGTTCGAGCAGTTCAAGCGAGAGACGAGTTCGGGCGGCGTCCACGCGCTATTCGCGTTCGTGGACCACCCCGAGATTCCGACTGCGCCCGACTGGGGCGACAACGAGTACTGCTACGAGCAGGGCGAGTTGCGCGAGTACTACGAGAACTGGGACCTCTTGGAAGAGGAGGAACTGGTCTTCGACGACGAGTCAGGTGGGGAACCGCACCAGCACGCCGCAGAGGTCGTGGTCGCGCGTAAGGCTTAATTCGGTGCTCATTCGGACGTTGCTCAGCTAATCCCGTCGAATCCGCTGTCGAACCGTTCGCCTTCAGTGTCCCAGTTCTTCACGCCCGAGCAGTCGTGTTTCTCTGGCAGTTGGTGTTTCGGGCAGTACGTGTGACCACAGTACGAACAGCCTCGCTCACCAGTCACCTTCTCGCCGCACCGCTTGCAACTCCCCATACGTGACCTACACGACTCAGCGGTATAACGCCAGAGGTGTGTTAACACACTACTCGGGCGAGTCGGGACACTCACTCGCGCGCGACGAACAGCGTCTCGCCCGGCAGCGTCTCGCGCTCGACTGAAATCGCTGGCTGGTCGCCGCCGAGGGTCGTAAAGAGCAGTGCGGCATCGACCTGTTCGGCGATGTCCAGCAGCGGGCGATGCAGTTCGGGCGGCACGTTGAGTGCGTAGATGGCGTCGGCGATGCGGTACACCGCGAGGTCCGGGTCGAAGGCGTCGTCTTCGGCGAACTCGACGCCGGGCGGGACCTCGCGCTGGTGGACGTCCGTCGCGGTAACTATCTTTCCGTCGTCGGCGAGCGCGCGCGCCACGTCTGGCCGGTTGCCGATACCGACCTCCACGAGCGTCTCGAACTCCGAGAGGCGGGCGGCGATGGCGTCGCAGGTTTGCGGTTGCACGGCGGGATGTTTATGGGGCGGCCCTGCATAGTAGTTCCCATGCTCGTCGATGTCGTCCCCGTTGGGGACGTACCAGCACCGGTCAAGCGGCAAGCCTCTGCCGCCCTGCGCTCTGTCTACGACTGTGACGTCTCTATTCACGACGCCCAACCCGTCCCGACCGGTGCGCACGACGAAAAGCGCGACCAGTACCGGGCCGAGGAGTTCATCGAACTCGCCAGCAGACTCGGCTCCGGCGAGAAGAACATCGCCATCACGCCCAATGACCTCTTCTACCGCCGCCGAAACTACGTCTTCGGACTCGCGTACCTCGACGGCAATGGCAGCGTCATCTCGACCTATCGACTCCAAACTTCCAGCGACGGGGGCTTTTCGAACCGGAGCGCCGCCGACATCTTCTCTGACCGCGTGCGCAAGGAAGTCGTCCACGAAATCGGCCACACGATGGGGCTGGAACACTGCGACAACAAACGCTGTGTGATGAACTTCTCGCCGACGGTGCGCGAAGTAGACGTGAAAGAAGAGAACCTCTGTGGCTCCTGCCAGCGGACAGTTCTGTAGTCGGGATTTTTGCCGAGGGACATTTCGACGGATATTCCACGATTCTGGACCGTTTAGCGGGTCGTTTGCGAGTGGTTGGTAGGTCGTTTACTCACGACGAAAATTCTTAGCAGCTATATAGTAAAACTGGCACCTAGCTAAGGGGACTTCGGAGCCGAACTATATGACGAACTCACGGCGCACGTTCCTCAAGACCGTCGGTCTCACCGTCGGTGGCACCGGACTGGCCGCGACAGTCACGGGCACGGAATCGACGAGCGACTCGACGAACAGCGACGACCAGTCTTCCACAGAAGGGTGGACTCACTTGCGATGCGGTCCCCAGAACACGGGCTACAAACCCGAGGGGCCGACCGCGCGAGGATTCGAGTCTTCGTGGAAACAGGAGTGGAACGACGAATATCTCGTGACCGACCCGGTAGCCGCCGACGGAACGGTGTACTTCGCGCGACAGGTAGATAGCGGCGGAAAACTGTACGCGTTCGACGCCACAGACGGCACCGTCCAGTGGACGGCCGACGTGGACGCCTACCCTCAACAGCCAGCCGTCTTCGGTGATTCCCTCTACCTCCGTGCGGATGGAGACTTGTACGCGTACGCTATCGCCGACGGCAGTCGGCGCTGGTCGTACGAGGCCGACAACTACGACGAGGTGACCGCCCACGAGTCGGGCGTCTACATCGACACCGAGACGGCCGTCGTCGCCCTCGACCACGACGGCACCGAACGCTGGCGACACGAACTCGGAACCGTCCGAATGAACGCGCCCGCCGTGAAGGACGGCTTGGTCGTCGTCGGCTACGACGGTGTCGAAAACTTCGGCGTGGTCGCCCTCGACGTGGAGACCGGAGACGAAGTGTGGTCGGAGGAAGGCCCCGGCACGCTCTTTGCACCCGTCGCGATTCGAGACGGCCGCGCGTACGTGCCCGTCTACCACGGCGGTATCCAAGCGTTCGAACTTCAGACCGGCGCTCGCCTGTGGGAAGCCGACTTCGAGGGACGAAGGCTGGATTCGCTGAACGAGGTATTCGTCGCCACGGAAGATGCTCTCTACGCGCTGGTCGACTCGGACGACGACGATGACGACGTTGCGATTCTCAAACTCGACCCCGAAACTGGTGACGAACAGGCTCGCTGGCTGTTCGGCAACGTCCGAGAACAGTTGACCGTCGTCGGCGACACTCTCTACTGCGTCTCGTGGGTTCGAGACGGCACTGGCTGTCGCATCGACGTCGTACTCGCAATCGACCGCCACGACGGCGTCGTCCGCGAAGCGATGCGACACGACGAAGCGAACACCAAGCGGACGTGGCAGACGTCACCGTTCGTCGTGGACGGAAAGATGTACGTCGGCAGTGGCTGGACGGCCAACGACGGA
The sequence above is a segment of the Halorussus halophilus genome. Coding sequences within it:
- a CDS encoding bifunctional nuclease family protein, encoding MNAEIDAVRVAMTEDGPVPVVVLAPEDDEDVLPIFIGFEEAVSIARGMEAEDIGRPLTHDLLLDVMEELGGRVTRVVVSALEDNTYIADLHLDTARDSTVVDARPSDSLALVARTNAPIEVEDEVFENGRRAREEFEELQDIREVAELGL
- the hisE gene encoding phosphoribosyl-ATP diphosphatase; the encoded protein is MSRQNGDSETSTDEILDELFAVVEDRKERLPEDSYTASLFTHEKGENAVLEKLGEESTELILAAKDDDREEIAHEAADIVYHLLVLLSMKDMDVAELRAELRERR
- the npdG gene encoding NADPH-dependent F420 reductase, with product MRIALLGGTGDIGQGLALRWAHDTNHEVLIGSRDPEKARQKADEYETELDSVGVERTVKGFANEMAADRADVVVLAVPAYHIRDTVEAVADRIEDADALVTPAVGMDRDDEGFHYKPPKVGSVTELVAETAPKGVPVVGAFHNLAADRLANLDVELDLDTILVGDDEDAVETVSMLAEQIEGLRALKAGGVANAAEIEGLTPLLINLAMENEGMHDVGVKFF
- a CDS encoding cupin domain-containing protein — its product is MGLPELASMEHVSLDSVTADAFGSEDGIDSEQRRLSDPLGTTGVALNHYRIAPGDGFPSGLHAHADQEEVFVVLAGEATFETFEGEFTVEAGHAVRFAPGEFQSGRNDGEEVLVALAVGAPRDGEDVRIPADCPDCGHDQLRLETDDGLTFVCPDCGVERVPQDCPDCGSARLRITLAEEENETATRAKREPQTKVVCEDCGSEFESPPLE
- a CDS encoding DUF7344 domain-containing protein, translated to MEPHPSDSLSLDELFDLLSSQRRRHVLDFLSETSAPTTIDALADEVAVREANDQDEMSQESVSRIRTTLHHSHVPKLVDHGVLDHDELAESVVPGENIEDATRLLDAARANRTSVADSTRLQAGTN
- a CDS encoding TIGR01548 family HAD-type hydrolase, whose protein sequence is MQADAVVLDIDGVLVDVADSYRRAIIETVELVHGDTIEKAEIQQFKDAGGFNNDWELTYAVALYVLASEEQMDLDVEAFTDRIAERGGGLDAAAAVVDTAVSEEASDRVRRDWNPEHLRDVFQQLYLGADLYADLEGNQADLDAPGFIHDEPVILESATIDALESYPLGIVTGRPAAEADIAQRRVNLDLPTDRRFTMDDWEGGKPHPHALTTLAEQFDAESVVFVGDTLDDVKTATNAAEADPDREYHGVGVLTGGLTGEEGRRKFEDVGARAVLGSVNDLPGLLDK
- a CDS encoding methyltransferase domain-containing protein encodes the protein MDHAELQELYDDEEYYWGTEPNDLAETAVNYLDTPEDATAVDIGAGEGRDAVYLAEQGLAVFAIDPIPAGLKKTERLADERGVSESVETIRGDVNEIELPEQVELLYSIGTIQYLRPENRDAQFEQFKRETSSGGVHALFAFVDHPEIPTAPDWGDNEYCYEQGELREYYENWDLLEEEELVFDDESGGEPHQHAAEVVVARKA
- a CDS encoding AN1-type zinc finger domain-containing protein; protein product: MGSCKRCGEKVTGERGCSYCGHTYCPKHQLPEKHDCSGVKNWDTEGERFDSGFDGIS
- a CDS encoding UPF0146 family protein produces the protein MQPQTCDAIAARLSEFETLVEVGIGNRPDVARALADDGKIVTATDVHQREVPPGVEFAEDDAFDPDLAVYRIADAIYALNVPPELHRPLLDIAEQVDAALLFTTLGGDQPAISVERETLPGETLFVARE
- a CDS encoding archaemetzincin family Zn-dependent metalloprotease, which encodes MLVDVVPVGDVPAPVKRQASAALRSVYDCDVSIHDAQPVPTGAHDEKRDQYRAEEFIELASRLGSGEKNIAITPNDLFYRRRNYVFGLAYLDGNGSVISTYRLQTSSDGGFSNRSAADIFSDRVRKEVVHEIGHTMGLEHCDNKRCVMNFSPTVREVDVKEENLCGSCQRTVL
- a CDS encoding outer membrane protein assembly factor BamB family protein, whose amino-acid sequence is MTNSRRTFLKTVGLTVGGTGLAATVTGTESTSDSTNSDDQSSTEGWTHLRCGPQNTGYKPEGPTARGFESSWKQEWNDEYLVTDPVAADGTVYFARQVDSGGKLYAFDATDGTVQWTADVDAYPQQPAVFGDSLYLRADGDLYAYAIADGSRRWSYEADNYDEVTAHESGVYIDTETAVVALDHDGTERWRHELGTVRMNAPAVKDGLVVVGYDGVENFGVVALDVETGDEVWSEEGPGTLFAPVAIRDGRAYVPVYHGGIQAFELQTGARLWEADFEGRRLDSLNEVFVATEDALYALVDSDDDDDDVAILKLDPETGDEQARWLFGNVREQLTVVGDTLYCVSWVRDGTGCRIDVVLAIDRHDGVVREAMRHDEANTKRTWQTSPFVVDGKMYVGSGWTANDGTQTERLAAYDVAESTDEEIPDERPSASIEVRDEGDGTYTLDGSGSTGFDDSVTYLWDVYDNDTIDDTGSTTTVETDGCGSFTVRLKMYDDDYRIDQTRVRWDGSNWSDGDSDSDGE